The following proteins are co-located in the Silene latifolia isolate original U9 population chromosome 1, ASM4854445v1, whole genome shotgun sequence genome:
- the LOC141649070 gene encoding uncharacterized protein LOC141649070 gives MVSRIKDEIKNKAACQTGFEKNAGTGCCFCLNEEDTGVHAIFTCPWTDVYWDNGGFKDMLLAAPKTSCAELYHWMLEKLNDESRMRFLALSWSIWTCINMRLFDDEDPNPELVIVGFQKMVLDYREYMEVVEVRAEQDGLVGGSSWSPPLSGVVKINTNAAVFNSGEIGLGVVGRDVDGSVVVVGAKHIKAVWDTEMAEAQAVVFGMEVAHQVGVEKIAVESDSLTMINAI, from the exons ATGGTAAGTAGAATTAAGGACGAGATAAAAAACAAGGCTGCTTGTCAGACAGGTTTTGAAAAGAATGCTGGTACT ggttgttgtttttgtttgaatGAGGAGGATACGGGTGTCCATGCCATCTTCACATGCCCATGGACTGATGTTTACTGGGATAATGGAGGATTTAAAGACATGTTGCTGGCAGCCCCTAAGACGTCGTGTGCCGAGCTATATCACTGGATGTTGGAAAAATTAAATGATGAAAGTCGGATGCGCTTCCTAGCCTTATCATGGAGCATTTGGACTTGTATAAATATGAGGCTTTTCGATGACGAGGACCCTAATCCGGAATTGGTGATTGTAGGCTTTCAAAAAATGGTGTTGGACTACAGGGAGTACATGGAGGTAGTGGAGGTCAGAGCTGAGCAGGATGGGCTGGTAGGAGGGAGCTCGTGGTCACCTCCTTTGAGTGGTGTGGTTAAGATCAATACCAATGCTGCGGTTTTTAACAGTGGCGAGATAGGTCTGGGGGTGGTTGGGCGTGATGTGGATGGGAGTGTAGTGGTAGTCGGGGCAAAACATATTAAAGCTGTGTGGGACACGGAGATGGCAGAAGCCCAGGCAGTGGTATTTGGTATGGAAGTGGCGCATCAGGTGGGAGTCGAAAAAATTGCAGTCGAGAGTGACTCACTTACGATGATAAATGCAATTTGA